The Arachis hypogaea cultivar Tifrunner chromosome 14, arahy.Tifrunner.gnm2.J5K5, whole genome shotgun sequence genome has a segment encoding these proteins:
- the LOC112741868 gene encoding villin-4: protein MAVSMRDVDPAFQGAGQKAGLEVWRIENFNPVPVPKSSFGKFFTGDSYVILKTTSSKSGALRHDIHYWLGKDTSQDEAGAAAIKTVELDAALGGRAVQYREVQGHETEKFLSYFKPCIIPLEGGVASGFKHPEAEKHKTRLFVCRGKHVVHVKEVPFARSSLNHDDIFVLDTESKIFQFNGSNSSIQERAKALEVVQYIKDTYHEGKCEVAAIEDGKLMADPETGEFWGFFGGFAPLPRKTVGEDEKPADSRPPKLLCVEKGQAELVETDSLKRELLDTNKCYILDCGLEVFVWMGRNTSLDERKSASGVADDLVSGTDKLKPQIIRIIEGFETVMFRSKFDSWPQITDVTVSEDGRGKVAALLKRQGVNVQGLLKADTVKEEPQPYIDCTGHLQVWRVNGQEKILLQASDQSKFYSGDCYIFQYTYPGEDKEDCLIGTWIGKNSVEEDRASANSLASKMVESMKFLASQARIYEGNEPIQFHTILQTLIVLKGGLSDGYKTHVAEKEIQDETYKEDGVALFRIQGSGPDNMQAIQVDSVASSLNSSYCYILHNGPAVFTWSGSATTATDQELVERMLDLIKPNLQSKPQREGTESEQFWELLGGKSEYPSQKITREAESDPHLFSCNFSKGNLKVTEVYNFSQDDLMTEDIFILDCHSEIFVWVGQQVDPKSRMQALTIGEKFLEHDFLLEKLSHVAPVYVINEGSEPPFFTRFFKWDSGKSAMLGNSFQRKLTIVKNGGAPPLDKPKRRTPASYGGRSSSVPDKTQRSSRSMSVSPDRVRVRGRSPAFNALAANFENPNARNLSTPPPVVRKLYPKSVTPDSAKAAPKSAAIAALSSSFEQPPSARESMIPRSVKVSLSTNKSNPEANDKDKEKENSVTNKVESLSIKEDAKEDEAEDEEGLLIYPYERLKITSTDPVTDIDVTKRETYLSSAEFKEKFGMTKDAFYKLPKWKQNKLKMAVQLF from the exons ATGGCCGTTTCAATGAGAGATGTGGATCCAGCTTTCCAGGGGGCTGGACAAAAGGC TGGACTCGAAGTATGGCGTATTGAGAATTTTAATCCAGTTCCTGTCCCCAAGTCCTCTTTTGGGAAGTTTTTCACTGGGGACTCCTATGTGATCTTAAAG ACAACTTCGTCAAAAAGTGGTGCTCTCCGGCATGATATCCATTACTGGCTTGGTAAAGACACCAGTCAG GATGAAGCTGGTGCTGCAGCCATCAAGACAGTTGAGCTAGATGCAGCTCTTGGAGGACGAGCTGTTCAATATCGTGAAGTACAGGGCCATGAAACTGAAAAGTTCCTGTCTTATTTCAAACCATGTATTATACCGCTAGAAGGTGGAGTTGCTTCTGGTTTCAAACATCCTGAGGCAGAGAAACACAAGACACGATTGTTTGTATGCAGAGGGAAACATGTTGTACATGTCAAAGAG GTTCCATTTGCTCGATCTTCACTCAACCATGATGATATTTTTGTTCTTGATACGGAGTCAAAAATCTTCCAATTTAATGGTTCCAATTCATCTATTCAAGAAAGGGCTAAAGCTTTGGAAGTTGTACAGTATATTAAGGATACCTACCATGAGGGAAAATGTGAGGTAGCTGCTATTG AGGATGGAAAATTGATGGCTGATCCTGAAACTGGAGAATTCTGGGGTTTCTTTGGGGGATTTGCTCCTCTTCCTCGCAAAACTGTTGGCGAAGATGAAAAGCCTGCTGATTCTCGCCCACCAAAGCTGCTTTG TGTTGAAAAAGGACAGGCAGAACTTGTTGAAACTGATTCTTTGAAAAGAGAATTACTGGATACGAATAAATGCTATATTCTGGACTGTGGATTGGAGGTGTTTGTCTGGATGGGAAGAAACACCTCCCTTGATGAAAGGAAAAGTGCAAGTGGAGTAGCAGAT GATTTAGTCAGTGGCACTGATAAATTGAAACCTCAAATAATTCGTATAATTGAAGGATTTGAAACAGTAATGTTCAGATCCAAGTTTGATTCTTGGCCTCAGATCACTGATGTAACCGTTTCTGAAGATGGACGTGGCAAGGTAGCAG CACTTCTAAAACGTCAAGGAGTGAATGTCCAGGGTCTCTTGAAAGCTGATACAGTAAAGGAAGAACCTCAACCTTACATTGATTGCACAGGACATTTGCAG GTTTGGCGTGTGAATGGTCAGGAAAAGATCCTTCTTCAAGCCTCTGATCAGTCAAAATTTTATAGTGGGGATTGCTACATCTTTCAGTATACATACCCTGGAGAAGATAAAGAAGATTGTCTTATAGGGACATGGATTGGAAAGAATAGTGTTGAG GAAGATAGAGCTTCAGCAAATTCCTTGGCTAGCAAAATGGTTGAGTCAATGAAGTTCCTGGCATCCCAG GCACGTATATATGAAGGCAATGAACCCATTCAATTTCATACTATACTACAAACATTAATTGTTTTGAAG GGTGGACTTAGTGATGGATACAAGACTCACGTTGCAGAAAAAGAAATTCAAGATGAGACATATAAAGAGGATGGTGTTGCACTATTCCGCATCCAGGGCTCTGGACCAGACAACATGCAAGCTATACAAGTTGACTCA GTTGCATCCTCCTTGAATTCCTCTTATTGTTACATACTTCATAATGGGCCTGCTGTCTTTACATGGTCTGGAAGTGCTACAACTGCAACAGACCAGGAACTTGTTGAGAGGATGCTGGATTTGATAAAG CCAAATTTACAATCCAAACCACAAAGGGAAGGTACAGAATCTGAACAATTTTGGGAATTGTTAGGAGGAAAATCAGAATATCCCAGCCAAAAGATCACTAGGGAGGCTGAAAGTGATCCTCACTTGTTTTCTTGCAACTTCTCAAAAG GAAATTTGAAG GTGACAGAGGTGTACAACTTTTCCCAGGATGATTTGATGACagaagacattttcattttggatTGTCACTCGGAAATCTTTGTCTGGGTTGGCCAGCAGGTTGATCCGAAGAGTAGAATGCAGGCTCTGACAATTGGTGAG AAATTTCTTGAGCACGACTTTCTCCTGGAGAAGTTATCTCATGTGGCTCCAGTATATGTTATCAATGAAGGGAGTGAGCCACCGTTCTTCACTCGCTTCTTTAAATGGGATTCTGGAAAATCTGCA ATGCTGGGAAATTCATTTCAGAGGAAGCTTACAATAGTGAAAAATGGAGGTGCTCCACCTCTGGAT AAACCCAAGCGGAGAACACCTGCATCTTATGGGGGAAGGTCTAGTAGTGTGCCTGATAAAACTCAGCGTTCTTCCCGCAGCATGTCTGTTAGTCCTGATCGAGTTCGTGTGAGGGGCAGGTCTCCAGCTTTTAATGCACTTGCAGCTAATTTTGAGAACCCTAATGCCAGGAATCTCTCAACTCCACCGCCAGTAGTTCGAAAACTGTATCCGAAATCTGTCACGCCAGATTCTGCAAAAGCAGCACCAAAATCTGCTGCCATAGCTGCTCTTAGCTCTAGTTTTGAACAACCACCTTCAGCACGAGAAAGTATGATACCTAGGTCAGTTAAAG TGAGCCTTTCTACCAACAAATCAAATCCCGAGGCAAATGACAAGGACAAGGAGAAAGAGAATTCTGTGACCAATAAAGTGGAATCCCTATCCATAAAAGAAGATGCTAAAGAGGATGAAGCTGAAGATGAAGAAGGCCTCTTGATATACCCATATGAACGCCTCAAGATAACATCTACGGATCCTGTAACAGACATTGATGTAACTAAACGTGAG ACTTACCTATCATCTGCGGAGTTCAAAGAGAAATTTGGGATGACAAAGGATGCATTTTACAAGTTGCCCAAATGGAAACAGAACAAACTTAAAATGGCTGTTCAGTTATTCTGA